A window from Chitinophaga filiformis encodes these proteins:
- a CDS encoding TIGR01777 family oxidoreductase, producing MDTVLITGGTGLVGRALTKLLTEIGYKVIILSRRNSGGDTENELVSYAHWDVARQTIDEAAIRQADYIVHLAGANVGDKRWTAARKKEIVNSRVQSAGLLFDALSKYPNKVKKVISASAIGYYGENKSGPAFTESDPPATDFLGNTCVAWENGILKMRELQKKVVILRTGIALNLTGGAMREFYKPLQFGFATILGNGEQYVSWIHLHDLARIYLSAIVNHELEGIYNAAAPHPVQNKELVMTMAQEAKGKSFLPVYVPAFALKLALGEMSIEVLKSCRVSSLKIQETGFVFSYPDIRSAMENIFQEKDK from the coding sequence ATGGATACGGTGTTAATTACCGGCGGCACGGGTCTCGTGGGCCGGGCGCTTACAAAGTTGCTTACAGAAATTGGTTATAAAGTCATTATTCTGAGCCGGCGTAACAGCGGCGGCGATACGGAAAATGAGCTTGTCAGCTATGCCCATTGGGATGTTGCCCGTCAGACAATTGATGAAGCAGCTATACGACAGGCAGATTACATCGTCCATCTTGCAGGCGCCAATGTAGGGGACAAACGCTGGACAGCCGCCCGTAAAAAAGAGATCGTAAACAGCCGGGTACAAAGTGCAGGCTTGTTGTTCGATGCGCTCAGCAAGTATCCTAATAAGGTAAAGAAGGTGATCAGCGCCTCTGCCATCGGCTACTACGGCGAGAATAAAAGCGGCCCGGCCTTCACGGAAAGTGATCCGCCGGCTACCGACTTCCTCGGGAATACCTGTGTTGCATGGGAAAACGGTATTCTGAAAATGCGGGAGCTGCAGAAAAAAGTGGTCATCTTACGCACCGGCATCGCACTCAACCTTACCGGCGGCGCTATGAGGGAATTCTATAAGCCTTTACAGTTCGGATTTGCGACCATCCTGGGCAACGGGGAACAATATGTTAGCTGGATACATCTGCACGACCTGGCCCGTATCTATCTGAGCGCTATCGTCAATCATGAGCTGGAAGGTATTTATAATGCAGCGGCGCCGCATCCGGTACAGAATAAAGAGCTGGTAATGACCATGGCACAGGAGGCAAAGGGAAAGAGCTTCCTTCCTGTTTATGTGCCCGCATTTGCCTTAAAACTGGCCTTGGGTGAGATGAGTATTGAAGTATTGAAAAGCTGCCGGGTGTCTTCCCTGAAGATCCAGGAAACAGGCTTTGTATTTTCATACCCCGATATCCGTAGTGCGATGGAAAACATCTTCCAGGAAAAAGATAAATAG
- a CDS encoding anthranilate synthase component I family protein, with the protein MDNNNYASIYHQNEAILAADALDTLACNAGNAFPSLLQYHNTHRDWLFGHLAYDLKNEVFPGLYSDNRDGIGWADLFFFRPRIVMLLRNNEVQIGGWEMDEAAARVIYAQCLAAKEEKIQAIPAGKVRAHLDRQQYLSAVNSLQQHIHRGDCYEVNFCRENFIEDTIVHPLSLFKRLNSVSPSPFAAYYRTNDHYLVCSSPERFLQKKGPVVISQPIKGTIRRADTPAADDERRRELQQNSKERAENVMVVDLVRNDLSHTATRGSVHVAELFGIYSFAQVHHMISTVTATLEEGVSFTDAISQAFPMGSMTGAPKLSVMQLIEQYEQSRRGLFSGALGYITPEGDFDFNVVIRSILYNAGRKYLSFQTGSAITYYADPVKEWEECLLKAEAMKNILEG; encoded by the coding sequence TTGGATAATAACAACTACGCTTCCATCTATCACCAAAACGAGGCTATACTGGCCGCAGATGCGCTGGATACGCTTGCATGCAATGCCGGCAATGCATTCCCCTCACTACTACAATATCACAACACTCACCGTGACTGGCTGTTCGGTCATCTTGCCTACGATCTCAAAAATGAGGTCTTTCCGGGCTTATATTCGGATAACAGGGACGGAATAGGCTGGGCAGACCTTTTCTTTTTCCGGCCCCGTATTGTCATGCTATTGCGTAATAACGAGGTGCAGATCGGCGGCTGGGAAATGGACGAAGCAGCTGCCCGTGTCATTTATGCTCAATGCCTTGCAGCAAAAGAAGAGAAAATACAGGCAATACCCGCCGGTAAAGTCCGGGCCCACCTTGACAGGCAGCAATACCTCAGCGCCGTTAACAGCTTACAGCAACATATACACCGGGGCGACTGTTATGAGGTGAATTTCTGCAGGGAAAATTTCATTGAAGATACCATCGTACATCCCCTCTCTCTCTTTAAACGCCTGAACAGCGTTTCCCCTTCTCCCTTTGCAGCCTACTACCGTACAAATGACCATTACCTGGTCTGCTCCAGTCCTGAACGTTTCCTGCAGAAGAAAGGACCTGTTGTTATTTCACAGCCTATAAAGGGAACGATCAGGCGCGCTGATACGCCGGCTGCCGATGATGAGCGCCGCCGCGAATTGCAGCAGAACAGCAAGGAAAGGGCAGAGAATGTAATGGTGGTGGACCTGGTACGCAACGATCTTTCTCATACTGCTACGCGCGGTAGCGTACATGTGGCAGAGTTATTCGGTATCTATTCATTTGCACAGGTGCATCACATGATCTCTACGGTAACGGCTACCCTTGAAGAAGGCGTGTCTTTTACAGATGCCATCAGCCAGGCATTTCCTATGGGCTCCATGACGGGCGCACCTAAACTGAGCGTGATGCAACTGATAGAGCAGTATGAGCAATCCCGCAGGGGACTGTTTTCCGGCGCCCTGGGGTATATTACGCCGGAAGGCGATTTTGATTTCAACGTGGTTATACGCAGCATACTGTATAATGCCGGCAGGAAATATCTTTCTTTCCAGACTGGTTCTGCCATTACCTATTATGCCGATCCGGTAAAGGAATGGGAGGAATGCCTGCTGAAGGCAGAAGCTATGAAAAATATCCTCGAAGGCTAA
- a CDS encoding adenylosuccinate synthase, with amino-acid sequence MVDVLLGLQWGDEGKGKIVDYFAGKYDVIARFQGGPNAGHTLYVDGQKVVLHTIPSGVFHKNTINLIGNGVVLDPVTFKKECDKISSLGVDLKKNLFIAERTHIIVPSHRALDKASEISKGSEKIGSTLKGIGPAYMDKTGRNGLRVGDVLRSDFDERYNKLKEKHQHLLAGYDFTAEVKAEIAKDIADWEAEFFDAVSYLKQMNIVNGEYFINERLKAGKKILAEGAQGSMLDVDFGTYPFVTSSSTISAGVCSGLGVAPKWIKEVIGVTKAYCTRVGSGPFPTELHDATGEKLRAEGNEFGATTGRPRRCGWIDLVALNYTCMLSGVTQLVMTKSDVLDAFDEVYACTAYEINGQQTKAMPYQLNDAEVKPVWEKHKGWSDETAAKSRHFDELPAEMKSFVKAVESYLDVPVKFVSNGPGRDQILEQEKA; translated from the coding sequence ATGGTAGATGTTTTGCTGGGCCTACAATGGGGCGATGAAGGCAAAGGAAAGATTGTGGATTACTTTGCAGGTAAATACGATGTCATAGCCCGCTTTCAGGGTGGGCCCAACGCAGGGCATACTTTATATGTGGATGGCCAGAAGGTAGTGTTACATACTATCCCTTCCGGTGTATTTCACAAGAATACCATTAACCTGATAGGTAATGGTGTAGTACTGGACCCTGTGACATTTAAGAAAGAATGTGATAAGATCTCTTCTTTGGGTGTTGATCTGAAAAAGAATCTTTTTATTGCGGAAAGAACGCATATTATCGTACCTTCTCATCGTGCGCTTGATAAAGCCTCAGAAATATCAAAAGGCAGTGAAAAGATCGGTTCTACGCTGAAAGGTATCGGACCTGCGTATATGGACAAAACCGGTCGTAATGGTCTGAGGGTAGGCGATGTGCTGCGCAGCGATTTTGATGAACGTTACAACAAACTAAAAGAGAAACACCAGCACCTGCTGGCAGGATATGACTTTACTGCAGAAGTAAAGGCTGAAATAGCAAAAGATATTGCTGACTGGGAAGCGGAGTTCTTTGACGCCGTGAGCTACCTGAAGCAGATGAATATTGTAAACGGAGAATATTTTATCAACGAGCGGCTGAAAGCAGGCAAGAAGATATTGGCCGAAGGTGCACAGGGCAGTATGCTGGATGTGGATTTCGGTACTTATCCTTTCGTTACTTCTTCAAGTACTATCTCTGCCGGCGTATGTTCCGGGTTGGGTGTAGCGCCTAAATGGATAAAAGAAGTGATCGGCGTAACAAAGGCATATTGTACCCGTGTAGGTAGCGGACCATTCCCTACCGAACTGCATGATGCTACCGGCGAGAAGCTCCGTGCAGAAGGTAATGAGTTCGGCGCCACTACAGGGCGTCCGCGCCGTTGCGGCTGGATTGACCTGGTAGCCCTGAATTATACCTGTATGCTGAGTGGTGTTACCCAGTTGGTAATGACAAAAAGCGACGTGCTGGATGCCTTTGATGAGGTGTACGCATGTACAGCCTATGAGATCAACGGACAGCAGACGAAGGCAATGCCATACCAGCTGAATGATGCAGAAGTAAAACCTGTATGGGAAAAGCATAAAGGCTGGAGTGATGAAACAGCAGCCAAAAGCAGGCACTTTGATGAGTTGCCGGCCGAAATGAAATCTTTCGTAAAAGCAGTTGAAAGTTACCTGGATGTACCTGTGAAATTTGTCTCTAATGGACCAGGCAGGGACCAGATTCTGGAGCAGGAAAAAGCTTAA
- a CDS encoding RelA/SpoT family protein — protein sequence METVVVKQYNLDEEQEKKEIVRHYRALLRSLKPRLKKGDRELVRTAFEMAADAHKEMRRKSGEPYILHPLAVAQICVDEIGLGVRSAICALLHDTVEDTEVTLEDVDRAFGAEICHIVDGLTKISTVIDSNTSTAQAENFKKILLTLADDPRVILIKLADRMHNMRTLDSMSREKQLKIASETVFIYAPLAHRLGLYNIKSEMEDLSMKYTEQQTYRDIAKRLKETKRERTRYINEFIKPIKEVLQEEGFMFEIYGRPKSIHSIWNKIKKKGVTFEEVYDLFAIRIILDSPLEKEKSDCWKVYSIITDFYHPSPERTRDWLSNPKSNGYEALHVTVMGPQGKWVEVQIRTKRMNDYAEKGLAAHWRYKEGSAQSASTEAKFDQWFTQIREILNNPDSNTLDFLADFKSNLFTEEIYVYTPKGDLKILPVNSTALDFAYAIHSAVGNKCIGAKVNYKLVPISHKLRSGDQVEIITSNKQKPTEDWLNYVLTAKAKSKIKDALKEEKRKVAMDGKDVLERKLDHLKISNSQHNINELVQFYKQPSPLDLYYQIAVKNIDLKELKQFTVLGDKLEAPKPPPVKQPEHISEDHLKHQLPSKKDAELIIFGESSDKIAYKLANCCRPIPGDDVFGFITASEGLKIHRTNCPNAAQLLANYGHRVVKTKWVKNREISFLTGLRIVGMDDVGVIHKITNVISGELRVNIAGLTIESSEGLFEGLIKVFVHDKEELDELFERLKKLDGIQSVSRLEDE from the coding sequence ATGGAAACAGTGGTAGTAAAACAATATAACCTCGACGAGGAACAGGAAAAGAAAGAAATCGTTCGTCATTACCGCGCTTTACTGAGGTCGCTTAAACCCCGTTTGAAGAAAGGTGACCGGGAACTGGTACGTACTGCCTTCGAAATGGCGGCAGACGCGCACAAGGAAATGCGCCGGAAATCCGGTGAGCCTTATATCTTACATCCTCTCGCTGTAGCGCAGATCTGCGTTGACGAGATCGGCTTGGGCGTACGCTCCGCTATCTGCGCCCTGCTTCACGATACCGTGGAAGATACTGAAGTCACCCTGGAAGACGTGGACAGAGCCTTCGGGGCCGAAATATGCCATATAGTGGATGGTCTGACCAAGATCTCTACAGTAATTGACTCGAACACCAGCACCGCCCAGGCGGAAAATTTCAAAAAGATCCTGCTCACACTGGCAGACGACCCCAGGGTGATACTCATAAAACTGGCGGACAGGATGCATAATATGCGTACCCTGGATAGTATGAGCCGTGAAAAACAGCTCAAAATAGCCTCGGAAACCGTATTTATCTATGCCCCCCTGGCCCACCGCCTCGGCCTGTACAATATCAAGTCCGAGATGGAGGACTTGTCCATGAAGTACACCGAGCAGCAGACCTACCGGGACATCGCCAAACGCCTGAAAGAAACCAAGCGTGAGCGTACCCGTTATATCAACGAATTCATAAAGCCTATCAAGGAGGTATTGCAGGAAGAAGGTTTCATGTTCGAGATCTACGGACGGCCGAAATCCATACACTCTATCTGGAATAAGATCAAGAAGAAAGGAGTCACCTTCGAAGAAGTGTACGACCTCTTCGCGATCCGTATTATATTGGATTCTCCCTTGGAAAAGGAAAAATCAGATTGCTGGAAGGTCTATTCTATTATAACAGACTTTTATCACCCCAGCCCGGAAAGGACCCGCGACTGGCTCAGTAATCCGAAATCCAACGGATATGAGGCATTGCATGTGACGGTGATGGGCCCGCAGGGTAAATGGGTGGAAGTGCAGATCCGTACCAAGAGGATGAACGATTATGCGGAAAAAGGGCTCGCCGCCCACTGGCGTTATAAGGAGGGTAGTGCCCAGAGTGCCAGTACAGAGGCTAAATTCGATCAGTGGTTCACCCAGATCAGGGAGATACTGAACAATCCGGACTCCAATACGCTGGATTTCCTGGCAGACTTTAAAAGTAACCTCTTCACAGAAGAGATCTATGTATATACACCGAAAGGTGACCTGAAGATCTTGCCTGTCAATTCCACTGCGCTTGATTTCGCCTATGCGATCCATAGTGCGGTAGGAAACAAGTGTATCGGCGCCAAAGTGAACTATAAGCTGGTACCTATCAGCCATAAACTGCGCAGCGGCGACCAGGTGGAGATCATTACCTCCAACAAGCAGAAGCCAACGGAAGACTGGCTGAACTATGTTCTCACCGCTAAGGCTAAATCCAAGATCAAGGACGCCCTGAAGGAGGAAAAGAGAAAGGTGGCCATGGATGGGAAAGACGTGCTGGAACGTAAGCTGGACCATCTGAAGATCTCCAACAGTCAGCATAACATCAACGAGCTGGTACAGTTCTATAAGCAGCCATCGCCGCTGGACCTGTATTACCAGATCGCCGTCAAGAATATCGACCTGAAGGAGCTGAAGCAGTTCACCGTTCTGGGTGATAAGCTGGAAGCGCCTAAACCGCCACCGGTGAAACAGCCGGAACATATCTCGGAAGATCACCTGAAACACCAGCTCCCTTCCAAGAAAGATGCGGAACTGATCATCTTCGGGGAAAGTTCAGACAAAATAGCCTACAAACTGGCTAATTGCTGTCGCCCGATTCCGGGAGATGACGTATTTGGGTTCATCACGGCCAGTGAAGGCCTGAAGATCCATAGAACGAACTGTCCGAATGCCGCCCAGTTGCTGGCTAATTATGGACACCGTGTTGTAAAGACCAAGTGGGTGAAGAACAGGGAGATTTCCTTCCTGACCGGCCTGAGGATCGTTGGTATGGACGATGTAGGGGTTATCCACAAGATCACCAATGTCATTTCGGGTGAGCTGCGGGTGAACATTGCCGGTTTGACCATTGAATCCAGCGAAGGCTTGTTTGAAGGGCTGATCAAGGTATTTGTACACGATAAAGAGGAGCTGGATGAGCTGTTCGAAAGGTTGAAGAAACTGGATGGTATTCAATCGGTAAGCCGCCTGGAGGACGAATAG
- a CDS encoding 2'-5' RNA ligase family protein — translation MTYGRNDQPRYRQQGNGSRHESDERNHRTQRHNGNQYRASRPQNGSRFPPRIKPPKEESKIYFIALLPNAEIGREIIRLKQEFAEKYDARRALRVLPHITMQVPFTASPSLEKALCPGLTTFAASMQPFEIKLSGFGGFSFTKRKVLYINVEKNEGIVHLHQQMMEFLRKEFGFSHMLARHGFNPHVSLAFRDLSDLEFELAMEEYRHRPFDAAFQVRNLYLLRHNGTSWEVLHKCKLGGA, via the coding sequence CAGGGCAATGGCAGTCGTCATGAGAGTGATGAGCGTAATCACCGCACACAAAGACACAACGGGAATCAGTACCGTGCTTCCCGCCCCCAAAACGGATCCCGCTTCCCCCCTCGTATTAAACCGCCAAAGGAAGAAAGCAAGATCTATTTTATAGCGCTGCTCCCTAATGCTGAAATTGGCAGGGAGATCATTCGGCTGAAACAGGAGTTTGCAGAAAAATATGATGCCCGCAGGGCACTCAGGGTGCTGCCGCATATTACTATGCAGGTGCCTTTTACAGCCAGTCCCTCACTGGAAAAGGCTTTATGTCCGGGCTTGACGACTTTTGCCGCTTCCATGCAGCCTTTTGAAATAAAACTAAGCGGTTTTGGAGGCTTCTCGTTTACCAAACGGAAAGTATTGTATATCAACGTTGAAAAGAATGAGGGAATCGTACATCTGCACCAGCAGATGATGGAATTTCTCAGGAAGGAATTCGGGTTCAGCCATATGCTGGCCCGCCATGGATTTAATCCGCATGTGTCCCTGGCATTCCGTGACCTGTCCGACCTTGAATTTGAGCTGGCTATGGAAGAATACCGGCACCGCCCCTTCGATGCTGCCTTCCAGGTGCGCAACCTGTACCTGCTCCGGCATAATGGTACCTCCTGGGAGGTACTCCATAAATGCAAGCTGGGAGGAGCTTAA